Part of the Drosophila santomea strain STO CAGO 1482 chromosome 2L, Prin_Dsan_1.1, whole genome shotgun sequence genome is shown below.
tttctagcttttatagttcctgaggtctcggcgttcatacggacggacagacggacattgCCAGATCGATTCGACTAATGATTCTGacaaaatatatactatatatggtcggaaatgctTCCTTTTACTTGTTAGATACCTTTCAAAAAATCTATAGTAAAAGGGTACTCTACTATTAACGTATATAAAAGCTGCAAAATCACGGAAATTGTTCTTTTAAATAACTAAAAGCACACGAAACATCCACATCGCTTTCTGTCTTTTAGTACTTCAGTTAGTTGTTGTTTTAAAAGATGCTTCTAACATTTTGaccaattatttattataaatgatTGCCTTAGTCGGCTTAACAAGTAGCTTTATTAATGCACATTTTTCCTAGCTAACCCcttgaaaataattttgtatagGCAAGTTATTCGAAACATGAATCCGAATCCTTCGCAATCTACCGACTTTTCCCTTCCTTTTCCGTGACTTACATGGGCTGCTGCGTGTCCGGATTGATGGCGAGCACGTGCACATAGTGCTGGAGACCGCTGGGCGTGGGATAGACCAGTGCGGGATCCGAGCAGCGATGATGGCGCTCTGGGGGAGAAGGGCATGGAGGGAGGTATGAATGATTGAGGCTTCTTTCACTGCAGCTCGCTGTCACTTACTGtacttccgtttccgccgGCGGTACTCGTCGTCGCTGCCCGTGCTCTGGGCCGTTGTCATTGCTGCGGAGGAGGGCATCGCGGAGGGCCTGAAGGCTTCGCTCGGCCTCTCCTTCGGCTTTGTGGCGCTGCAGCAGCCGGTGGCGGCCACACTGGAGCCGGTCGACGTTGAGGTCATCCGGTGTAGTTTTTCGGGCACCAGAGCCCTCGTCCTGACTCGCTCCACGCTCCCGTCCTCCATGGGAATCACCACGGCACTGGGATCCACGCCATACGGCGGTCGCACAGCCAGCAGTCCAGTGCTGCGGGACTTGCGGCGCTCCTGACTCGCGCTGCCCATTGCCGGGGGCGTATTTGCATAGCTGGGCGTGGCGTGCAGCGACTGTGAGTCGCTTTGCGCCAACACGGTGCTCACCGTCACATTGGCGCTGTCCTCCGACGTGTTCTGGCGGGAGAAGTACCTGGTGTAGGCCTCTGCACCTACCACGTTGAAATCCCCTGCTGCTCCGCTTTCAGTGCAGGATATCTGCTTGGGCAACAGACGCCTCCGCTGGGGAAGTGGAGCGGGTAGCGTCTCAATCTCCAAGGCCACGTGAGGTTGCAactgctggtgctgatgctgatgtagatgctgctgcaactgcaactgcggctgcggctgcggccTGGCCAAACTGGAGGGAACATTGATGTGCAGTCGCTGGGAAACGCAAAACCAAAAAGGTTGATTGTTTAACATAGGATGATCATTCTTTCAAGGAAGATCTTAAGTTAGACGGTATATTTTATTAACTGAGAAATGCAGAGACATTGGTGAATCTTTCAATCTATTGAACTTAGTCATTCAAATACCCGTAGAGCTGTGCTATACTTACCGCTTGTTGGGGCGACTGCAGCGGAAACGAGCGAACCACGTGCCTGGGGAAGATGGGGCTGCACTGGGCGCTGATGGACTTGGCCTCCAGGATCCTCAGCCTTTTGGCCAGTCGCGCCCGCTCTCTCGACTCCGCCTCCCCACCGCTCGCGGTAATCACCTCCGCTCCACCAAAGCTGACGGTGCAGCGGGAGCTACTGTAGGAGAGGCTTTCAAGGCTGCCGCGGAGCGAGGCGGTCAGGCTGTCGTCCGCCAGCGTGGAGCTGTGGAGGACTCCTCCGTGGGGCGTGGCGGTCACTGTGGCAGTTGCTGTGGCAGTCGTCGAGGTATTGTCGTGTCCGGAGATCGGGGGCAGTTCCGACTCGCCGTTGATCGTTGTGGAATGTTTGCCTGGGAGCTGGGCCTTCAATCTGAGCTCCCCCTCCGAGCTATTGGATCTCCGGTCCGCATCCATGTCCATCTGGTGTGCAGGCGTGTGCGTTTGAGCTCGAACAAGTAAGCTGTGGCTGTGCTTGTGCTGCCGCTGGGCTCCCGAGGAGTTGCTCAGCGTGCTGGCCAGGCTGTCCTCCAAGTTCTCCGGGCGCTTCGGATGAGATCGCTGTAAGCTGGCCACTGAGCCGGAGGCCTCCTCAATGTCATCCGTCCGGGTCTTGCCTTTTGTTAGGGCCTTGGTCTTCCCGCTACTAGTAGCTGGTGGTGAAGGCTGGTCCTGGTGGTCCTCCGGTGGCGGGGTGTCCTCCCTGCTGGAACGGCGACTTCCGCTGCCGAACAGTTTCCTGGGCAGAAAAATGCGACCGATGGACTTTCGCTTGCGCCGCTTCGCCTTCTTGTGCTCCTCGTAGTCCCGCTTAAGGGCCTGCATTTTGTGCTCCACCAGAGTGCTGAAGACAGCCTCGTAGGTGAGCGCCCGTTGGAGATCGAGCAGAACATCGTTGGTGGAGACGGCCTTGTCCAGTTTAGTTAGCAGCTGCAGGGACTCAGCGCCACTCCCACgaccactgccactgccactaccactgccactgcccccGCTGCCAGTGCCACTCTTGCTATCGTCCGCATCCGCCATGTTGGCCTAGTTGGATGGTGGGTGGCTCAATGGGCGGCTCAGGCTCGGGCTCAGGCTCTGGTGGTTGGAggcggttgttgctgctttggCTGCTGGTGTTAGCGCCTATTTGCATTCTACTCGACGCGTTGACACGTTGATCGGTTTGTTTTGTCGTCGGGGCTATGCTGGTGCTTCTGCTCCCGAGTCTTCGGCTCCTCCTTCTGGTGCCTGCCCGTCATCTGGGTGGCGACGTCTTTGGATGCGTCAGTGTCATCGCCGCCGCCTCCTGGTTACCTCGTTCTCGTTTATCTTCTCGTCAATTGCCTTTTCAATTCTTTCTCTTTTGTGTGTCACGGTGGCATCAAGTGGCGCTTAAAGGCGACGGCAGCACctgcaacaacaagagcaaccGAACATTAGGGCGACTCTCCCACTCGATTCAATAGACAATCATCGCCCAATATCCTTCGCATAACCCTCCCCCCTTCATCATCACATTCAAGGACTCACAAAAGATGTAGCAGTAACTTGTGGCGCGGGATGGAGCACCACCGAGCCAGGAAGGACAGCTTGCCAATAGTTTTGCTCACTTTTCTGGCTCGGATTCGCGACTGCCTCCATTATGCATGAGTGTAGCAGATTTCAACTTGTTGCACGCACCTCCTCCCCCACATACACAGCCACTCATGCGAAAAGGACCCCACACACGAAAGGAAAGGCATTCGTGGCGCTCTAGTGGCACTCAATGTCGAGTGGTCAGTGATGACCTACATTTATTGGCCTGCTTATGGCCAGGTTGCAAAAGTATCACATTTAAATTAGGCAATATGATAAGAAAATACATAGAAAAGGGTATATAGTTGTAGTTTTATAGTGGTAAATTTCGGTAAATTCAAACgctttattcattttaaatggttttgttGTTTCGCGTTATTGTACAAATGCAATGGAAGTATATTCCACGTATTCCGTGAGCTTCACGCCCCATCTCTCCACTGTAATATCCGCTGTAGGGGAAAAACAAAGCCAGGTGGACATCACTGAGTAGGGACAAGTGAATTGAGAGCATCGAGCTGTGACAGGTAAGTGGGAGTGCGAGTTGCTGCTAAAGCCTGGCTCCCAGTCGCCGGGCGAAATGTCGgtctatatgtatatacatatgggGGCTATGGCCGTAGGCCCGTGGGAAAATGGCAGCGAGAGGAGTCCCTTGTGGCCTCCAATGCGCTTTTTGCGGCCCTTCATTCTgaatgtatatgtatgcatacACACCGAATAAAGACCTACAATGGAAATGGatattgttttcatttccgcAGTGCACAGTCGCTATTGCAATCTCAGTCGCATGCTCGTAAATGTCGACGCCAGCTGTGATGCAAATGGCACACAAAAGGGTCGCCACAATGGGcgccatcagcagcagcagcgccatcatctaaaaaatgattaaatgCAAAGTAGAAGAAAATAATGCCCAACAAAGCTCGTACACAACATGCAAAGGGCGGAGCAGCCCAGGGATTCTGAACACTAGCGTGTCGCGACTTTGGAAAACGTGAGGCAATCGCAATTAAACGATATGGTCTGGTAAATTTCAGTTAGCAGGATCAAATACTTGGCCCAGacgcacacacttgcacactgAAAGAATGCTCAATATAAAATGATAATATTCATAGAAATCTATGAATCTTTGTCATAAATCGCTCTTCTCTGCACTCTTCACTGTTATAGACATGAAACTtgcttattttaatttgataaagAGTGCCTTCTTTACTTGTTTTTGCTTTGAATTTTCCCCATAATTTTAtacacaacacaaacagtcGGAAAGCCGAACAAAAGTTAACATGAGACCTCAACGAAAATTGTATAATAACCTGTGATGCAAACAAGAACAGAAATCGAATTACCTCAACTAGCCAGTGAGAAGTTCAGCAAGTCACACAGGCATTCACCTTTATCCCATTGGGATTTGCCTGAAAATTGGCTTAAAGCCATTCACTGACCACCAAACAATTCCAACGAATCCAATCCTCAAAGTAAGAacgacaacaataacaatttttGTGAGTGCACAGCCTAAGCGTCTTATCTCTGGCCCAAAACACAATATCCAACCAGCCAGGCGTGCAAACAATCTAGGCAAATGAAAGAGAGGCACTGCGTGCCTGGAAAAGAGAGGCAAGTATGCGTGGGCTGTGGAAAAGGGGCGGCAtcgcaaacacacacgcataaATCCAAACAAAGACCACATGCCTTATGGCCAGGGCCATTGGTGCGGTACTACGATACTACGGGGCTGCCTCCTTCGTCTCAGGCGGTACGAAAATAAATCATCCGAGGACATAAAACGAAGCCAGGCAAAAATTATAactgttgctgccactgccactgacACTGCCACTGCCGCAAAAGTAAATAACAGTTAACAGCGGCAACATCTGCTGCTGGCCGCGGCAGCGGAAAATTCAACAGTTGTGCAGAAGCAGAGGCAAAGGGCCCAGAAGAGAGAGTCCTTTCTCCGCCGTCTCTCTG
Proteins encoded:
- the LOC120447888 gene encoding uncharacterized protein LOC120447888; the protein is MADADDSKSGTGSGGSGSGSGSGSGRGSGAESLQLLTKLDKAVSTNDVLLDLQRALTYEAVFSTLVEHKMQALKRDYEEHKKAKRRKRKSIGRIFLPRKLFGSGSRRSSREDTPPPEDHQDQPSPPATSSGKTKALTKGKTRTDDIEEASGSVASLQRSHPKRPENLEDSLASTLSNSSGAQRQHKHSHSLLVRAQTHTPAHQMDMDADRRSNSSEGELRLKAQLPGKHSTTINGESELPPISGHDNTSTTATATATVTATPHGGVLHSSTLADDSLTASLRGSLESLSYSSSRCTVSFGGAEVITASGGEAESRERARLAKRLRILEAKSISAQCSPIFPRHVVRSFPLQSPQQARLHINVPSSLARPQPQPQLQLQQHLHQHQHQQLQPHVALEIETLPAPLPQRRRLLPKQISCTESGAAGDFNVVGAEAYTRYFSRQNTSEDSANVTVSTVLAQSDSQSLHATPSYANTPPAMGSASQERRKSRSTGLLAVRPPYGVDPSAVVIPMEDGSVERVRTRALVPEKLHRMTSTSTGSSVAATGCCSATKPKERPSEAFRPSAMPSSAAMTTAQSTGSDDEYRRRKRKYKRHHRCSDPALVYPTPSGLQHYVHVLAINPDTQQPIQCPYGEDSPCDLQLDMDMDLDLDLDDADKIDDLEQMVPSGHQRHRRKHRHRHKKRHRHKKPKILVQDLDTEVVKVIDPHDLSQRARWTIIATACLLLLMCLMLIGVTLRMAPIIDDMVRQENERNFRENLERTWMMKNRTELNLQRQQMEMQMQLHVVP